One Glycine soja cultivar W05 chromosome 7, ASM419377v2, whole genome shotgun sequence genomic window, GGAAGGTATATTTTGAAACCAGGAGTGGATTTGGAAAGCTTAAATAAACCTCAGACTGAAAGTGGAAGgtaccttttatttttatataactatacTATGGTATACCAGTACTGCAAGTGCATCACTTTTGTGGATCCCTTCATGCATATAAGGTGTATTGTCTTTTTTGTACAGTTCTCCTGATGACAATCACAGCCAGATACTTGCTCGTGAAGATTTTTATGATCAGACATCAGGTCCACAGGGAGGATCTGAAGAGAAAGTACCAAATATTGATTTGGAGGGAATTGTTAAAGAAAATTCCAAAGtagaagaagaatcaaacaatttGGAAAAAATTGATGCCCAACATACTTCACCTGATATCCTTGGTGATAAAAAAGGTTCTGATCATAGTGAAGGGCAGGCAGGAAGCTCCAGTGATAGTGGAAGTGACAGTGATAGTGACAGTGACAGCAGCGATAGTGGAAGTGATAGTGGAAGCCACAGTAGGAGCAGAAGCAGAAGTCCTGCTGGGACAGGGAGTGGGAGTAGTAGTGACAGTGAAAGTGATGCATCTTCCAGCAGCAAAGAGTTACTGGAGGGTTCTGATGAGGATGTAGATATTATGACCAGTGATGATGAAAAAGAGTCAAAACCAAAAACAGAAGTCTCTGATCAAAGGATGCCCTTACCCATTCCAGCAAAATCACCTGATCGAAGGTCAATGCAGAATGAGGTTGATGAGCAGCAGGATGGTAATGAATCTGATGCAGTTGAAATTGAAAAGGACTTACCTGAGGAAAAGGAGGCTGAAATGGCTCTACCTCCGGCTACCATTTCTAATAGAGGTGGAAAATATGCAGAAGAGACAAGACCATTTCCACCTGACTATCAACAACTCCAGGAACGCCAAAATTATATAGGGAGTTTGTTTGACGAAAGAGTAAATGAAGTTAAAGATAGTTCTAGGCATGAACAGTATGACAGCTCTAATAGGTTTTCCCAAGGTAAACATAAGAGGGGTTCTGATGCGAAGAACATTGAGGAGAAATCAGAACATGCAAAAAGGTTGAAAGCAGAAAACTTGACCTGTCAACCATTTTCTCCCAGTAATGATGTGCAGACATTCGAGAATTCTCGGAACTTGTCTCCTTTTGAATTTACTGAAGACACTAGTAAGGGACCTAATGTACAAGTGTTGAACAGAGCAGAGAGACAAGGGAATTCAAGTGTTGGGTTACAGAAAGGACCCAATCGAGCATTTCCTGGAAAATCTGGTTCAGATTTTCCACAAATAGGTCAAAGGTCATCAGCTCAAATCCCTTCAGAAAACCCTCCCTACCCATTGGAAAAATCAGATAAGCAACTTGAGAGTGTAAGGCACAGTAAAAAACACTCAGGAAAGGACTTCCATGTACGGGAAGCTTCTTCTGTGCAGAAAGATAAATCTCAGAGAGATTCCTTGAATGAAGATATTCATGCCATTGAGAAAAAAGTTCCCAGGAATTCCAGGGATGGTAGTAATGGAAGTAAACAGTCACTATCCATGGATTCTTATTACCAAAAACAAGGTGAAATGGTTGGTAAATTAAAGGAAGGCAGACAAAGTACACAGTCACACTTGGGAACATCACCTAAGGACAACAATCAAATTGGTTTTGATCAATCCCCTGAAACTAATGGGCGAGGTATCTCTCTTCAAAGAGAGCTTTCAGACTTGGAGTTGGGTGAATTTCGTGAGTCCACTCCAGATGAAACTCATGTTGCAAAGCAATTTGAACGAAAAGGTTCATTTAAACAGTTGGAAAACAAAGCAAACACTTCAGAGGATAGAAATTCTGATATTACTAAAGTAAAACCTTCTTTGAAAGCAACTTCAGATTCAGGAAAGCCATCCTCAGCCTTTGTAAATTCTGGGTTTCCCTGTAATTTCGACAACACTAATAAAAAGAACTCAGATAATCATTTTGAAGATTCAACAAAATCTCGTTCTAGAGTTATGCAGACTCATTCGCAACATTTAAGAGCAGATCCTGCAGAAGTTGGATCTCAAAACAAATTGGCAGAAATGAGCAGTAAATATAGAAATAGTGAATCTGGGGGGagccaagagtttgacttggaagGTCGCAGTGAAAGCAATAGAAGAGTGCCTGCAAATGCATCTAAACCACAAGACAGTAAACGCGGAATAGTTTCTGACCCTGTGAAAGAAAGTAAAAGACAAACACCTAATTCAGTGGAAGAGATGGCTGATGGAGGAAAGGATTCTGTGTTTGCAGATAGAAATCATAGCGAtcaaaagaagagagaatcatCTTCAGATGAAAATAGTTGCTCTTATTCAAAGTATGAAAAGGATGAACCTGAATTGAAGGGACCAATAAGGACTTTCTCCCAGTAAGctgttattcttaattttttctttaaactgTTGTTTCAGTGATTCATGTTGTGGCAGGGTTCGCCTTTTTAGTTAATCACTTGATTTTTTGGGCATCTGATACGTTTTTTTCCTATGCAATGCTAGATATAAAGAATATGTGCAGGAATTTCAAGATAAATATGATAGTTACTGCTCCTTAAACAAGATTTTGGAGGGATACCGGTAAATGCCATTACAAATCAAGGATTCATTGCTTTTATGTTAGAtgtttagttttattatttgtttgatagtcTGTCTAACATCTCTTACCCATAATCTGCAGGGATCAGTTTCAGAAACTAGGCAACGATTTAGAACTTGCTAAAGGCAGGGATATGGATAGATACTATGACATCGTGGAGCAGCTGAAGGAATCCTATCGACGCTGTGGACCGGTATGTTCTATTTTGCTCCTTCCCATGCATGCAGTATTTGTATAATTGTACTATAGAGCCCAAATGTTGAACAAGTAATATTTTAGTACATTCTTGTTCTGCATTCAACAgtttctcaaaattttgttcATTCTTAAGCTCCTTTTGTCTAATCTTGTCCATTTATCTTTCTGCATTGgaagaaaaaatctttgaaaatatttgtacTGTCTAAATCACTTGTACGATAATCTTGAAGGAATTTATGTTGATTGAAAGAGATTGTGTATGAGACAATTAATGCTCTAGTTCATGTGCATGTCTTAACTATTAAGCCGGTTCATCTTATTATCTTAAATAGCAACCTGATATAGCATTGGCTGCAATGGTAATTGACTGGTAATTGTCTAGTTCAACTTGATGCAATTTTGGTTGAGTTTATCGTTAAACAAATTagttatttaactttttattaagACTTTGTGTTTGGATATAGGAGTTTTTTTAATCGTTTCTCTAAGTGTTTCATGTATTACCTAATTTGTAAAGCTCTCATCGTATTTAGTATATATCTTCAAAACATGTGGGCATGATGTGAATTGCAGAGGCACAAGAGATTGAGGAAAATATTTGTTGTTCTTCATACGGAATTGGAGGTAATTATTTACATCTTCTCTAACCTTGATCTAGAATTGTTTTCTTAAGAGTAAATATACAATTTCAAAAGTGTCAACCTATATTGATTTGGTCCCGTAAAGTTTCCATATACACAATTTTATCCTTGAATTTGTCTATTTCATGAGAAATTAGATCTTCCAACTTGCAATTAACTAAATTTGGAGTCTAAATTTGTCATGAAGTGCTTCTTTCTACATGCTCCTgacgctttttttttttttttttcccacttGCAGAATCTCAAGCGAAGGATCAAAGACTTTGCAAACTCGTAtaataaatgatgaaaatacAAGAGGACTATATTAGATAAAATTGAAGCCTGTTTTTCAAGGTTAAGAACTTTTGGGTGATACATGATGCGCAGTAGAGTAGATGGATTCTTTTCTAGGTTGGGTGTGCACTAGTTTTTGATACTATTTCTTGGTAGAGccatatatttgtatataaatgaaattttgtCTGTTGCTTTTGCGTATGGGTCTGGCATATTTTTGGCTTAGCCTGGCCTTCATTTTGTCTCCATGTCTAGATAAATTGTATATTCTTTAATACCGTTTAACATATTCACCGAGGTACTAGAGAAATTTGAGAATGTGCATTTTAAGTTCACAAGCCAAAAGAAATGTCACATTGAACTTTTACAATGTCACATGGTTATTATGGAAAAACTGTTGCCAAATAGGGCAAGGAAATGAAATGGGCATTCTTTAAGTGAATTACtcccttcatttttttatttttttttgtctaagtGTTCCGGTTCATCAAGAAAAAAGATGTTAACTAATCTATAATTCGGTGGAAAGGTAAATAAAGTTTGATAAAGAattgtttgatttattttttataagatccAATCCAtaattttcatgaaaaaaaatctaattctttaattgtgttagttattttttgactaaaatatttttaattaattctacttgcaaacaaataattaattgtactggcatta contains:
- the LOC114417958 gene encoding dentin sialophosphoprotein-like isoform X1; this encodes MYGGASSKLGRGAPNRRSFPPPPAPHRSSAPVGRLSLGSSASNAAKDTAAAAAAVEETFSLVSGSNPLAFSMIIRLAPDLVEEIRRVEAQGGTARVKFGPNPHNPTGNIIDVGGKEFRFTWSKDGDLCDIYEERRSGEDGNGLLVESGCAWRKLNVQRVLDESTKNHVKRRSEEAERKIKSRKAIVLEPGNPSMKSQIKALAAVEATPWKNYNKKKEAALKKRKVETLQVGGPPKSSHRSGLTSTNTSTKGRHSSPLPSPPDHFAASSSPMGAVNMSKSFEDAVPSQMTGKQDTNAVSEKEIPTRTNNAMRNTPGGKGKNWSKPVDLQVMLISLLKDKPNGMTLKALEKAVGDTLPNSMKKIEPIIKKIAKYQAPGRYILKPGVDLESLNKPQTESGSSPDDNHSQILAREDFYDQTSGPQGGSEEKVPNIDLEGIVKENSKVEEESNNLEKIDAQHTSPDILGDKKGSDHSEGQAGSSSDSGSDSDSDSDSSDSGSDSGSHSRSRSRSPAGTGSGSSSDSESDASSSSKELLEGSDEDVDIMTSDDEKESKPKTEVSDQRMPLPIPAKSPDRRSMQNEVDEQQDGNESDAVEIEKDLPEEKEAEMALPPATISNRGGKYAEETRPFPPDYQQLQERQNYIGSLFDERVNEVKDSSRHEQYDSSNRFSQGKHKRGSDAKNIEEKSEHAKRLKAENLTCQPFSPSNDVQTFENSRNLSPFEFTEDTSKGPNVQVLNRAERQGNSSVGLQKGPNRAFPGKSGSDFPQIGQRSSAQIPSENPPYPLEKSDKQLESVRHSKKHSGKDFHVREASSVQKDKSQRDSLNEDIHAIEKKVPRNSRDGSNGSKQSLSMDSYYQKQGEMVGKLKEGRQSTQSHLGTSPKDNNQIGFDQSPETNGRGISLQRELSDLELGEFRESTPDETHVAKQFERKGSFKQLENKANTSEDRNSDITKVKPSLKATSDSGKPSSAFVNSGFPCNFDNTNKKNSDNHFEDSTKSRSRVMQTHSQHLRADPAEVGSQNKLAEMSSKYRNSESGGSQEFDLEGRSESNRRVPANASKPQDSKRGIVSDPVKESKRQTPNSVEEMADGGKDSVFADRNHSDQKKRESSSDENSCSYSKYEKDEPELKGPIRTFSQYKEYVQEFQDKYDSYCSLNKILEGYRDQFQKLGNDLELAKGRDMDRYYDIVEQLKESYRRCGPRHKRLRKIFVVLHTELENLKRRIKDFANSYNK
- the LOC114417958 gene encoding dentin sialophosphoprotein-like isoform X2, with translation MYGGASSKLGRGAPNRRSFPPPPAPHRSSAPVGRLSLGSSASNAAKDTAAAAAAVEETFSLVSGSNPLAFSMIIRLAPDLVEEIRRVEAQGGTARVKFGPNPHNPTGNIIDVGGKEFRFTWSKDGDLCDIYEERRSGEDGNGLLVESGCAWRKLNVQRVLDESTKNHVKRRSEEAERKIKSRKAIVLEPGNPSMKSQIKALAAVEATPWKNYNKKKEAALKKRKVETLQVGGPPKSSHRSGLTSTNTSTKGRHSSPLPSPPDHFAASSSPMGAVNMSKSFEDAVPSQMTGKQDTNAVSEKEIPTRTNNAMRNTPGGKGKNWSKPVDLQVMLISLLKDKPNGMTLKALEKAVGDTLPNSMKKIEPIIKKIAKYQAPGRYILKPGVDLESLNKPQTESGSSPDDNHSQILAREDFYDQTSGPQGGSEEKVPNIDLEGIVKENSKVEEESNNLEKIDAQHTSPDILGDKKGSDHSEGQAGSSSDSGSDSDSDSDSSDSGSDSGSHSRSRSRSPAGTGSGSSSDSESDASSSSKELLEGSDEDVDIMTSDDEKESKPKTEVSDQRMPLPIPAKSPDRRSMQNEVDEQQDGNESDAVEIEKDLPEEKEAEMALPPATISNRGGKYAEETRPFPPDYQQLQERQNYIGSLFDERVNEVKDSSRHEQYDSSNRFSQGKHKRGSDAKNIEEKSEHAKRLKAENLTCQPFSPSNDVQTFENSRNLSPFEFTEDTSKGPNVQVLNRAERQGNSSVGLQKGPNRAFPGKSGSDFPQIGQRSSAQIPSENPPYPLEKSDKQLESVRHSKKHSGKDFHVREASSVQKDKSQRDSLNEDIHAIEKKVPRNSRDGSNGSKQSLSMDSYYQKQGEMVGKLKEGRQSTQSHLGTSPKDNNQIGFDQSPETNGRGISLQRELSDLELGEFRESTPDETHVAKQFERKGSFKQLENKANTSEDRNSDITKVKPSLKATSDSGKPSSAFVNSGFPCNFDNTNKKNSDNHFEDSTKSRSRVMQTHSQHLRADPAEVGSQNKLAEMSSKYRNSESGGSQEFDLEGRSESNRRVPANASKPQDSKRGIVSDPVKESKRQTPNSVEEMADGGKDSVFADRNHSDQKKRESSSDENSCSYSKYEKDEPELKGPIRTFSQYKEYVQEFQDKYDSYCSLNKILEGYRDQFQKLGNDLELAKGRDMDRYYDIVEQLKESYRRCGPYISSKHVGMM